In Chroogloeocystis siderophila 5.2 s.c.1, the genomic stretch TTCACGTTTAGTGTCGTCACGATGCTCTCTTCAAGATAGTTACCAATCGCAATAATTACCGTATCAAATTCAAAAACTCCCGCTTCTTTTAGTGCTGTGGGTTGCGTCGAATCGAGTTGAACAGCATGGGCAGCGATCTGATCAGTCAAGACTTGAGCAACTCTTTTTTCATCAATATCCGTTGCTAACACATCATAACCCAAATGATACAGTGTCGAACATACCGCTCTACCAAATCGCCCTAGCCCGATCACCGCGAATTGATGATTACCTTGGCGCAGACTGCGGAAAAAACCTAAAGAAGATAGATTCACGCTTGATCCCTTAAACGAGAAAACTCTATACGATTCAAACCATGTTTAAAATGCTTGATTTCTACCCTAGCAGTGTATGGTTCGCTTCGTAACTAGACAACAAATAATTCTTCTATAACTATCCTACTAATAGGTTTTCTTCAGGGTAGTGAATTGCCCGCGGGCGCGGATCTCCTAACAGTGCAGCCATCAGTAGCAAAATTCCGACTCGTCCTACATACATTGTCGCGATTAAAATGAGCTTACCAGCGCCAGAAACACTCGCAGTGATTCCGGTTGACAGCCCCACTGTGGCAAACGCAGAAACAACTTCAAACAAGATTTGGATAAAGTTTACCGTCGGATCTGTGATCGAAATTAAAATGGTTGCCAAAATCACTGTTATTGTTGAGCCAACGACAACACCAATAGCCTTTAATATCAATGATATCGGAACTTGCCGCTGATACATTTCGACTTCTTCTTTACCTTGTAAAATTGCTTTAGTACAATTTGCTAATACTCTGGCTGTGGTTGTTTTAATTCCGCCGCCAGTCCCACCAGGACTTGCACCAATAAACATTAAGGCAATCGTTAAAAAGAGTCCAGCAGTTGTCATGCGACCAATATCTATGGTATTGAAACCTGCGGTTCGCGTTGTAACTGATTGAAACCAAGCTAAAACTAATTGGTTGCCAAAACTAATATTACCAAAGGTGTCAGGATTCCTAAGTTCAATAAATAGAAAAGCGATCGTTCCCATAACAAGTAATGCTAACGTTGTACTTGTTGCTACTTTAAAGTTGAGCGAAAAGACCGCACGATGTGGTTTTTTCAGAAAGCGATCGCGCATCCATAAATACATCTCAAAAATGACTGGATAGCCGATACCACCGAGAATAATCAACAGCGAGACAGGAATAATTAGCGGTAAATAAAACTGATATCTTACATAACTATCAGGAAATAAACTAAATCCTGCATTATTCCAAGAATTAATGCTATGAAAAATTGCTAGCCATAAAGCTTGGTTGAATCCATAATCAGCGTTGAATATTGGTAGTAGTAATAAGACTCCTGTAATTTCCATAATCGCTGTTAAAGCAATTATAGAGCGTAGAATTTGCGTACTACCGTGAATTCCTGGGCGATCTAAAGATTGTTGAATCGCAATTTTATCTTTAAGGCTAAATCGCCGTCCCAAGAGAAGTAAAAGAAAGGTGTTGGCTGTCATATAGCCGAGTCCACCAATTTGCACCAACATTAATAAAAAAAGCTGACCCCAGAACGAAAAATAGGTTCCGGTGTCTTCAACAGCTAATCCTGTGACGCAAACCGCAGAAGTTGCTGTAAACAAGGCAACAATGGGGTCATTCCACGTTCCGCTGCTAGTCGAAAAAGGCATCATCAACAAAAGAGTTCCGACAGTAATCACAGCGAGAAAACCGAAGCAAATCGAGCGAGAGACAGTCATAGGTTGGGAAAAAACAAGGG encodes the following:
- a CDS encoding TrkH family potassium uptake protein codes for the protein MTVSRSICFGFLAVITVGTLLLMMPFSTSSGTWNDPIVALFTATSAVCVTGLAVEDTGTYFSFWGQLFLLMLVQIGGLGYMTANTFLLLLLGRRFSLKDKIAIQQSLDRPGIHGSTQILRSIIALTAIMEITGVLLLLPIFNADYGFNQALWLAIFHSINSWNNAGFSLFPDSYVRYQFYLPLIIPVSLLIILGGIGYPVIFEMYLWMRDRFLKKPHRAVFSLNFKVATSTTLALLVMGTIAFLFIELRNPDTFGNISFGNQLVLAWFQSVTTRTAGFNTIDIGRMTTAGLFLTIALMFIGASPGGTGGGIKTTTARVLANCTKAILQGKEEVEMYQRQVPISLILKAIGVVVGSTITVILATILISITDPTVNFIQILFEVVSAFATVGLSTGITASVSGAGKLILIATMYVGRVGILLLMAALLGDPRPRAIHYPEENLLVG